GTCCCCGTGGAGACTTCCAGGTACAGCCCCCTTTTAATTCCCAAGGATTCGCCACTGATAAGGGATCTCAGCGAGGCTTTTTACGAGGTGACGGGGAAATATCCGGAAGTGATGGCCATCGGTGGCGGGACCTATGCCAAAGCCCTCCCAAATGTGGTGGCCTTCGCTCCCTTCCCGTCGGGCCTTCTCGACCTGGCCCACCAGGCCGATGAACACATCGGGATCGAGGACCTTTTGTCCTCCGTCCTGGTCCTCAAGGCCGCCATGCTCAAGCTAGCGAGGTGAGAACCCGCCCGAAATCGTTGCCCCTTAGACCGGACTGAACCGGTTCCTGTGTATCTTCCGAAAAGGTAGTTCCTTTTTCGGGGTGGGGCGCTTTTCTTCTGCGGGATGGCCCACCGCGATGACGCACAACACCCTTAAATTGTCGGGGATGTCCAGCAGTTCCCGGACGTAATCCTCGGCGGTCCTGTCGGGGGAGTGTTCCCTGTTTCGTACTTGGGACCAGCATGACCCAAGGCCCAATTGGACGGCGGCAAGCTGGACTATGACGGCCGCCAGGGACGAGTCCTCGACCCAGGTATCAGTGATTACTTCATTTCCCAGGACGACAACGCCCAGGGACGCGCCGGCGAGAAAAGCGGAATTGCTTCCCCTCGTATCGGCCAGTTTTTTTAGCAATAACCTGTCGTCGACGAAAATAAATTCCCAGGACCTAGAATCTCTCCCCGTGGGA
The sequence above is a segment of the Thermovirga sp. genome. Coding sequences within it:
- a CDS encoding NAD(P)H nitroreductase, whose translation is MLELLRKRRSIRKYQDRPLSADQVIALEEAVLRSPTGRDSRSWEFIFVDDRLLLKKLADTRGSNSAFLAGASLGVVVLGNEVITDTWVEDSSLAAVIVQLAAVQLGLGSCWSQVRNREHSPDRTAEDYVRELLDIPDNLRVLCVIAVGHPAEEKRPTPKKELPFRKIHRNRFSPV